Genomic window (Papaver somniferum cultivar HN1 unplaced genomic scaffold, ASM357369v1 unplaced-scaffold_0, whole genome shotgun sequence):
gaggatgcataatgaatatgtagtcagttttcggaaattttccctaaaacgatgATAACCTCCGAccttttcgtgaaaaacaaaaatttgaaatttttgtttgtactcgttgtgtagctcttttaaaaagatttccaacgatataaaatttgtaaaattccaaggcgcggatttttagatatgttatatccaaattgcgttgccaattatacccctgaaaaattaggacgcataacgagttatgtctgaaaaaatagtatgcttAACGaattatgtattgattcttaataatttcggataattttgggtgtcacggtatctaaaattaattatgggtctgaaaataaaaatattattttttttgggcgtGAGCCAAATTTCCCTACAGTATATTAGCTGGTGTTTGATCAAGACAAGGCCCTGCATTCTTTTTAAGGCCCCAAAAGTTGTCTTATTGGATCGATGTTGTTGCTTACTATAATAACACCAAAATATGCTTGCCCTTCCTGGATAACGCTTTTTTGCCTCAGTGTCTAAACACTAAACAGAGCAATAAGTCAGCATCCACTCTCTGAACCCTGAACTGAACCCTTTTTCACGAGCAGAAAGAAAATAAGCAATCTGTTCTGTTCATCACTATTCATCTCCTCGATTatgtttttctctctctctctctctcaacgtCTGCATCAAGTAAGAGGAGATTAAATAGTAGTGGTAGTGTGAAGTCAAACTAAATCTACCCAAACACAACATTCTGATTGCAATCTTTCTGTTCAAATTTGAAACCTCAAAATCTAACAGGGAAAGAAGGTGAGAAAAATGGATATTCGAGCTACTGCTAGAGCTAGTGCAGTTAGAAACAGAAACAAAATGAGTCCAGAGAGAGTGAGGTTATCatatgatcatcatcatcatcatcaacagcagcagcaaccaaAGATGACGATGAATAACAATGTGGTGATGAGTAAACCGTTTAGGAAAGTTCAGGTTTTGTATTATATCTGTAGAAGTAATGGTCAGCTAGAACATCCTCATTTTGTTGAAGTTACTCATTTGTCTACTCAACATCTTCGTCTTAAAGGTAACTTAAAACCTTTCTTAAACCCTTCTTACTCACAACACAGTCCTCTGCTTTTCtttactctgtttttttttgACTATTTACTCTGTTTTTGTGTAGATTTCATTGATAGGCTGATTGTTCTTAGAGGTAAATCAATGCCTTCTATGTTCTCATGGTCTTGCAAAAGGAGCTATAAGAATGGGTATGTATGGAATGATTTGTCTGATAATGACATAATCTATCCAGCTGATGGAGCTGAGTATATTCTCAAAGGCTCTGAATTGATTGAAGGATGTTCAGGTAATTCATGATCAATTAGTCCTGTCAATTTTGTTTTTCTCTGTGATTATGTTAAACCCATTTTTCTGAATTTCGATTTTGTGGGTTTTGCAGAACAATTTCAACAGATTCAAGTGACCAAAAAACAAAACCCAGAACCAAAGTATCATTCAAAGAGAAGATTACAAGTTGTTCCATCTGAGAACAGAGAAACAGAACTAGGATTCATGAACAGAACAGAgagttatgatgatgatgaagaagaagaagaagtaagaaaGAATAGTACAAGTTCAACCAAATCATCATCTCAATGTTCAAGAGGAGTCTccacagaagaagaagatgaactcatCAAAACCCAAATCAACAATAACCCCAGTGAAATCACTCTTGAAGATACCAATAACTATTCAccaccttcatcttcttcaacaatatCTGAAAAAACTCATCATCATACACCGAAAACTGATGATCATCATGGCTCAGTGACTGAGTCAACTCGGAGTTCTGTTTTATTTCAACTCATTGCTTGTGGTAGTTCAAATGCTATGAGAGAAAGAAATGCATCTTCCCAGAGGCGTCTAATGCCTGCTCCTCCTCCTCCCCCTCCTGTGGTGGCTGCTGCAAGAAAGAGTAATTGCAGTAGCAATCTCCATAGAGGTGTTCTTTGTAagaatattaatactgcaatcaaaatgagtgaagaagaagaagatgttgagatcAATTACATGTCTGAGAACCCAAGATTTGGGAACCCACAATCTGAAGAGAAAGAGTATTTCAGTGGGAGTATCGTTGAGTCAATCACAGAGCATGACCGAGTCCGTGAAGGAACTGAGTCATCTCGCTTGAAGAAATCGTCTTCTTATAACGAAGAAAGGTCAGTGTATATTACTCTCTTTCCTCACTCTAACGTGAGTTATGTTTACTTACATTAGACATAACGGGATATTTTAAATTTAGTACCGTATTTGTGGGTGAATAATACCATTTTATTGTTATTTTCATTTGGgattgatttttagttttttgtttgtttgtggcAGGAGCAGGAAATCTGGATTAGGATTGGAACCAATATCCTCCTCCatggatgaagaggaagaaagcaagaagaagaagaaaaacgtgaaagGAGGAGGAGGACATTATTGTATTCCAATCTTGACATGTAACAACAAATAGTAGCAAACAAGTAGATGTTTTTGTACGTGGTACATGATGATATCTTTTGGCTGATTGAGATGTAGTACTAGTAGTATGATTTAACGTGTAGTTTGTACTCGATAGAGAAAAAGGAGTAGTTGGATTTCATGATCTCAAGAAAGTAAGTAGTCAGTCAAGCAGAGCAGAGCGCTTGACAATGTTATTGTTGTACTTGTAAGCTTGTCATAAGAAGAAAGTCATGGAGGTgaaagaacaagttaatggcATCCACGACTTTAGACGACGACAACAACATGTAGTAGGAACCTTGGGATTCATCCTAAAGTAAGTTCTATGAGTTATGACTTTATCTATTTTCTCAATGGTACTGCAGTTGTAAAGAAATGGAGATCACTGTTCCTCTTCGGTGTTGATTGAAACCAGTCTCAGCTGTGCACTAATTACACTGGCTGACAAACTGACTCTTGATGATGTTTTTCAAGATTTTATCTTTGCAACGTTCCTTAATCCGATGATCAGGAAGCGGGAAACTCCAAGAAAAGTAAATCATGAATGAGCTCAGACCGGGAGACCGGAAACTccaaccaaaaaataaaataaaataaaataaagaatgaatgaatgaatgagagcTCACTCAGCAAACTTGGACACTACAAACAGATTGGGTGTCCCAACAAAGGGGAAAAAACGTGAGATGGTGCGGAACGTGATAGATGATACATCCACTAGAAAAACATGATAATTGTTTATAAATTTTGTTCGATGCACATAATTTATGAAAATGGTAAGCATGTACGCTAATGGTCTACTTATATCTTAGGCAACTGGAACAGACATTTGTataaactggaaaaaaaaaattattatcttaAATCTCAAAATTAGCATACACAAATTTTAAGAAGTTGGAGGAAACTAAAAGAGAGATGAAGTTCAGATGCCCAAATAACATATTGCCTCTGGTGGCGCCCGTCAATGGCATTAATCCTGAGATATTTAAGGAATTCCCAGAGGATAAAAGGACAGTTACAGATGCTAGCCGTTCCACCAATGAAGTTGGGCTGACTTAAAAAGTGTGGTTTTTTTAATTGGGCTTCTGCAGCTGGAATAAAGACCCACTTCAACATTGCAGCATCCGTGTTCAACAAGCAATCTTTACTTCTTTGATTCGCGGAAGACAAGGAAAAACACAATTTTGTTGATTCAAAAAGATGAGCAAACTTTTAGACTATGAGTCGAAAAGGGTGGCGATAATTGCatttgatagattttttttttattatttgcatTAAATTGGCAAACCCTTATAGCATGCCTGCACGGCTGCACCAGCTTCGTTCTTCCAGAGTGTCTACTCCTTTCTTCAATTTGGAATAGTTTTAAACCtttcttcaaaaagaaaagaCACATAAAGCAACCGGAATCCTAAACTATACTGGATAATAATTTCTTTATAGTGCACTCCAAAAATAGTAAGGTTGACTAACAATAGTTATTTTTACTGCACACAAATCCAGGATTTCAAGACAGAATAATACACAACATATATGGTTTTTGTATTCTTGCTTCCACTACTTTTGGCGAGCTTGGTGAGAATATTGTGGACCTATGGTTAGTCATGACGTTAACTTTAAAATAGGAAGTTCTCTATCTCATAGACTAAGAATTTCTATTAAGAAAGATATAGAAGCTCAGCTTGTCGCTCGACTGTCTCCCAACTTTTTGTAATTAGATAGGTTGCTCCTTGTCATTATTATTATTAACTGTGGATCTAAACAAAAAGATGtagccaatttttttttccattacACATAATAGATTGTATATTACAATGCCTACTAGTTTTCGATACATCCAAAAAATGCTATATGCTTACAAAACAAAAACCAACTACTATTGAATTCAACAATACATCGACGTATTGCCATACTTTGGAATCGTGTAATAATACTTTCATTGCTAGTATTGCGAACAAAATTTTGTTTCTCGGAAGATTTTTGGGTTTCTTCTGACTATGTCTCTCGATGAGtatgggagtttagaaaacaATTATTAAGGGGAAAATTAGAGGGTTgaccccaaaaaaataatatccaCATTgttaggcccacaattaattttaggtaccgtgacacccataatcatttccgtgacatccataattatatgaaattattaaaaatgtatgcatgacgggttatgcattaggggtataattggcaacgcaacttggatataacatatctaaaaatccgcgccttggaattttacaaattttatcgttggaaatctttttaagagagctacgcaacgagtacaaacaagaatatcaaatttttgtttttcacgaaaaaatcggaggtgatcatcatttttaggaaaatttttcgaaaaaTTGATACATAattattatgcagccaccaaaaaagatgcatagaacattctgcagacgcataacgaattatgcaaccattttctccactgcataacaaattatgtatttggataacaaagttatgcatctataacaagttatgtaaccattgttttggttgattttagtgcgtacataaaaaaaaattgatgcataatgcagtatgtatccatatttacggatgcatatcaggttatgcatctattttctcgatgcataaaagattgtgcagaaattttctcgatgcataatgcattatgcagtcatattttcggatgcataacaggttatgcatccattttcacgactgcataacatgttatgtagatattattataggtgcatgacaagttatgcaacattattttttgttggtttcaatactaagaaaaaagtagttgcataacgtgttatgcaaccgttttctggactgcataacaagttatgcaaaacaaaaaagctgcagaacgtgttatacaaccaatttcgagaatgcgtaacaagttatgcaacaaattttgtagatgcataacatgttatgcatcactattcacacctccattttcttttaaatgcacgTCACACGCACACCAAACCCATTTGCACTTCCATCTCCTTTGCCTTGCCACTGCAGCATCCTTTTAGCTCCATTTCCTTTTACTTCTTTGCAACCTTGTAGGTATTACTTGGATTGGATATTAGTGGAacgaagaaacaacaaaaacaagacgaggaaacaaaaaaaatagaaaagtcAGTCAGTTTGATTTTTCTTGaaattttttctttcaaaaccctaAGTAAAAAGAAGATAAAttcgaaaaaaaaggaaaacaaaaaataacagATAAGTAAATCTATGTAGAGAGAAATTCATAAAGTGTTTTTTTCTGATCACGGCTGCTTATTTTTGAATCTGATGGGCGATGAGAAATCGCCTATAGTAATGGCAAATAGAGATCGTGAACTTCTCATACCAGTTGCAGATGATAATTATATCCACCACGATGAATCATCTTTCAagccttcttcttcatctgcttcttcttctcatcattctGGTCGCGAGGTCAGtttttttcccttttcttctcaTCACTGAATCAAACCCACATGTTCTCAATCAATCACTTTTATAATCAAAACCCAACTCATAATCTCATCATTGAATCAAACCCACAAGTTCTCAGTCAATCACTTCTATAATTAAAATCCAAATCATAATCTCGCAAATCCAGCACCTCATGAACATCTTCTCCTTTATTTCACGAACCAACATCATCTTCCATCTTGTTTTTCTCTTCAAACCCTTGAAACAACTTCTCTTTGATTCGACAGCAACAATCAATCTCACCCACTAATTCACTTTCAGATACCCACCTTCTAATTCTTGACTTcccatagaaaccctaaatctccatTAATGCTTCAACAATTTGTCCATCTGAGTTCCTGATCTAAATAGTGGAAGACCATATTGTCGCCTCTCTCAGACAGAACGAAGAACGGAGAGTacttataaagaaaaaaaaaacgaaatcaaaattttagaaaatatgggttTCGCAAAATTTTATCCCAAAAAATGGGTGCGGGCATGAAGATTTCTGTCCGTAGGTTTCACGGTggagaaaatctgaaaaatgggtctccctgtaattTTCACTAAATAGTATCTTTAACTTTGTTTACTGATTGGGCCGGCTGAGCGGAAGGCCCGAAaagagggagtcccttttatgggTACAACACAAATatgcaatttgataaaaagattagaAATGGTTACTATTAAAAAACCGAAATACCCTTCCTTTTAGTCCAATTATTATAATGTGTCCTATTTTTCCGGGTATAATTGAcaagcaaactagaatataacaaATCTAAAAATCTGTGTCTTgagattttacaaattttatcttgttggaaagattttaaaaatatttacaaaCGAGGGAGGATCTATGCACACTCTTAGACGGACAAGGTCAGACATGATTTGCGCCAATTTCTCCGGAAA
Coding sequences:
- the LOC113325901 gene encoding protein UPSTREAM OF FLC-like; translation: MDIRATARASAVRNRNKMSPERVRLSYDHHHHHQQQQQPKMTMNNNVVMSKPFRKVQVLYYICRSNGQLEHPHFVEVTHLSTQHLRLKDFIDRLIVLRGKSMPSMFSWSCKRSYKNGYVWNDLSDNDIIYPADGAEYILKGSELIEGCSEQFQQIQVTKKQNPEPKYHSKRRLQVVPSENRETELGFMNRTESYDDDEEEEEVRKNSTSSTKSSSQCSRGVSTEEEDELIKTQINNNPSEITLEDTNNYSPPSSSSTISEKTHHHTPKTDDHHGSVTESTRSSVLFQLIACGSSNAMRERNASSQRRLMPAPPPPPPVVAAARKSNCSSNLHRGVLCKNINTAIKMSEEEEDVEINYMSENPRFGNPQSEEKEYFSGSIVESITEHDRVREGTESSRLKKSSSYNEERSRKSGLGLEPISSSMDEEEESKKKKKNVKGGGGHYCIPILTCNNK